Below is a genomic region from Drosophila kikkawai strain 14028-0561.14 chromosome X, DkikHiC1v2, whole genome shotgun sequence.
aataaatcgaaaaacaatgtaaaaatagttttttgaaaaaacacattttttaaaaatgattaaaacttgatttcctcttttttgcacgattttgttgttgttttttttttgtaagtaaaatatttttttttgtttggatttgttgttgtttttgtttgttagtAGCgctaattttgtttttaaattagagatcaaaaatagtattttgttgcattttgtttgttttatcatttgttggttgttggttgttgttatttataCAGTTGCTGTGTGTCTAACAAACGGCAAAAGTTGTTGTTTTATATGCAGCTTTAAAGGATTTATTTTAtagcttttattttgttatatatatatattttttttggtgttTCGAGATTTCTCTTTTTATATTTGCTCATCGTCGGgcgcatacacacacacatatgcatatatttcgtccaatatatatatacatatgcatgGTCTTAaatggctgctgttgttgcttctTGAACATGATGTCAAACACGTTGCTcctgaatttttgttttatatatcctgatttgtttttttttatatatatatttatattcactCGCGTGACGGTGCTGTTGCTAACGACGGCAGCTGTTggttgttgtaattgttgttgttattgttgtaattgttattattgttgttgttgttgtaattgctgttggtggtggtgtccTCTTCGTTGCACTCTTGTTGAtgtccttgttgttgctgctttctAGCCAGAAAATTGTTGCTCATGTCAATGCTGCTGTTtgcttgctgttgctgctgctgttgctgctgctgacgtcGACAGCCGTATATCTTGCCCGACGAGTATTTGTAGTTGTATTTGACTATATCGACTGATGGACGATTGTTGCGCGCCTTGATTTGCAATCAGTGAACATAGAGGGTGTTGAGAACCAGAACATGATGATTGTTCTTGGCCAGCGTTACCACATAGCCCTCGGATGTGATTTTTAGGCCGCAGCAGCGTGAAACCTGCAAATTAAAGGTTAGTTAACTTATAGctcaaaaaaaagaaagaaaaaaacttaaaaaattgcGAAAAAcatgatatttaaaaaaaatatttgtagagttaaatataaatatgtagcgggaatgtgtgtgtattattatatttatttatataaatttgtaaaatctAAATTCAATTGAATATGTTCTAAAAAATCGGTAAAAATAAGacaaattattgaaatatttgttgaATAAATTTGATCTCATTaactattaatttaaaatttttattttttattttcaatttatcaaactttaagatattttgaatttaattttaaaagcaatatttttatagattcgATGTATACACAAGGGGATTCACaagactcttttttttttgctttttaagcaaaataaaaatataaaaaatgtcttTGTCatgaattatattattatatattatttaattatttgttgaaaaaatttgaatatCATTAACTATAAGTTTTCGAAGTAAATTAATACAGTTAAAGTTAGGGGGTACAATTTCAAATTGTGTACAAATgtacataatttttttaatactttagacattaaaaattatgttttttttttcctatttaaataatacaagatTTCACTTCATAatacaaccaaaaaaaaatagcgtGACAAATGCATTTAGTATATAATGGGGGgttatttataaatgattccaTTTATGATTTGTGAGTTTGATATTTTTCAGCCACTGACCTTTACATGAGGACACTCAAACTCCGACTGGAGGGCGCCCTCCCGCGAATAGCAGGCCACGTGGAAGCGATTACCATGAGAATCACCAATAAGCACATCCCCGGCATTGGATATATCGATGCCGTTGGGAAAGCAGGTGACTTTCTCGTTGCCAATGCGATAAAGGAATGTGCCGTCGTCCTGAAAAACGGCCACGCAATGGCCTTTAAAGTCGCACACATAGAAGTCGTTGTCTGGAAATTTGAAAAAAgtatacagaaaaaattatctcTCTGTAAGAAACTAGCTCAACTGAGAACAGGCAAGGGTTCGTTTAGGACTCACCTCGAATGGCTATGTCGGAGGGCTCGCGCATATAGTCGCTGCAGTCGAACCAGCGGACCAGTTCACCCTCCTCGGAGATCACAAACACCGTGGGCGAGACACTGTCCACGGCCACAATGTGGCCCTTGGCGGTGACAGCCAGTCCAGCAACAATGTCTATATATCTATTGAtgataaaaacatttaaagaaattaattaaattcgtgtttactattttatataataaattaatgtaatataattatagttaTTAGTGCCTCACCTGATGGCTATCTTGCGCATAAAGTGTCCGCATTTGGAAAATATCTGCATTCGGGAGCGCTCATTGCCGCGATCGCAGACCACAAATTTGCCATTGTTATGCATCACGGCCACCTTGCGTGGATACCAGAGCTGACCCTCCTCCTTGCCAGCCACACCGAACTGAAACTTCAGGGCTCCCATTTTGTCAAAGACCTCGATGCGATGGTTATTCGTATCCGCCACAATGATCTCCTCGTCGACGCCCAAACAGAAGCCGTGCGGTGAATTAAACTGACCCTTGGCCGTGCCCAGGGAACCAAATTTGCAGCGAATCTGCATAGGCGTGGCCTTGTTGCGACCGGTAACAACACTGGTGGTACCCGGCGGTGCCACAGCATGGAAATTATTAAGGCCCATGTCCTCCACGCCGCCCACAATTGGATTGAGGGTCTGAAGGTTGGGAGATGTGGCCGGTGGCAGGCAGAAATCTGGCAAAAAATCAATGCCCGATGAACTTCCACTCGACAAAAGATcatctgttttgtgtgtgtgcgtgtgaggGTGTGGGTTGCGTGGGATTTAAGTGGGTTCAGGTGGTTCAGGTGGTTTGGGAGCGGTAACAGCgtgtttttgcattttgtgcccgaagcaaagaaagaaaaaagaacTCAAAAGCGTAAGGAAACCAAACTAAAGCAAAGCCGAAGGGCATTTTGTTgacaaaattaataataatttatttaaatactcaCCATTGTTGTTGAGTCCCAGCTTGGCCAGCGCTTGGAGATTGTTGAGCGCCCGCTGATCGCCGGATAGGATGTCCGCCAGGGTAATTGGCGGCGCCGGCTGCGTCACTCCTGATGCCGGCATCacagcctgctgctgctgctgttgttgctgctgctgctgttgctgatgcgGATGTGGGGCACCAACAACGGCACTGCCAGTCACCGCCGAACCACCAGGCACTTGGGCAACAACACTCGGTCCTGGACCGGATCCAGCCCCACCCACGACCAGAGCATCACTGAGAGTATCCGGTATCGATTCAGTTAGGCTCGCCAGCCGAGAAATATTGTACTCCAGCATGCTGAAGCTGGGCGGTGGTCCATTGTTGATGGACAGATTCGCACTGGGACCGGCATTGAGACCGACATGTTGTCCAGCCTGCTGGACGATGCCCTGCGGTACCACAAGCTGGCCCATCTGCTGGGGCAGCGCCTGCTGGGCTggtggttgctgctgcaactgcaactgttgttgctgctgttggtgctgctggtgtttctgctgctgctgctgatgcagcACTACCTGCTGCTgagactgctgctgctgctgttgttgttgttgtgaagAAGGCAGCTGCTGTTGAGACGATTGCTGCGGCGGCGAGTCCATCATTGAGAAATTGGTCATCACTGAGTTGGTATCACCGTCGAAAGAACTCTGCAGCGAAGACGGCAGCGAAATGGGACTAAATACAGCCGAACTGAGGCGTCCTTGGACAGAGGAGCTGCCCCGATGGCCAACAATCAAATTGTTTGcattgtgctgctgctgttgttgttgttgctgttgcagctgctgttgctgaacctgctgttgctgctgaacttgctgctgctgctgatgttgctgctgctgctgctgctgctgctgatgttgctgctgctgatgttgctcctgctgcttcaGCGATTGCTTCTTGGGGCTACTGGAGCCACCGCTCGTGTCCGTTAGGAACTTGCCAAACATCTCCCGCGCAAACTGCTCAAACTTCTCCGGCTTGGTCTGGAACTGCAGCTGATAGGTGACATCATACTTGGGCGTCTGTGCAATGAGATTAAAGCACTGGGCCGCAATCACCGGCTTCAGCAGTAGAAACTCTACGGCATTGGCCTTGTCAATGGCCCGCTGACCGAATTGCGCCGCCTGCTGTAGCTTGCCCATGTTGTTCTCCAGACTCTGCATCAAATCCATGATCTTCAGTTCGCTATCAGAGTGTAGGCGCCCCAGCTCGGCGAGCATTTCCTCCTTAATGGTCTCCAGCATGCGCTTGTAGTTCTTGAACGCATCCTCGATCTGCTGGCGCACCGTGTCGTGCTGCGATTGTAGTTCCGTAAGAGCGCTGCTTAGATTGCCGCCGGCATCGTTGCAGTAATCGGCCTTCTTCAAGGCCTCGATCAGTGTATGCTCAAGATCGGCGCGTACCGCCTGCTCCGCCACCGTGGCAGTTTCGTAGTGATGATCATTGCCCTTGTGCTCGCTTAGCAGGCAATCGTTGCAGGTGGGCACCTGGCAGGTGAAGCAGTAGTACTTGAGATTCTCGCTCACATGCTGCAGGCAGCACACAGGCTTGTGTATAATCAGCTTGTCGTGGACGTTCTTCTGCAGGTCCTCGATGCGGACCACCTGATGGTTCTCGAAACAGCGCATGTACTTGTGGGCATTGTCGCAGCCATTGCACAGAAAGTTGGCGCAGTCGTTGCAACGCGAAATAGCCTCTTCCTTGCTCTTGCATGACGTGCAGGCAATGTGCTCCGACTCCAGGTTGGACAGATCCAAAACATTGGTCACGATATAGTCACAGGTCAGACCCTGGACGCCCTTTGGGCCCAGAGGTGTTACCTGCTTGCAAACGGGGCATTCGAGAAGCGGAGGCGTATGCAGGCGATGAACCTGATGCTCGCTGCCATCGAACGAAGATGAGGAGCagctggttggcgagctggccGACATTGAATCCTTGGACACCACCGCCTGCAGGCAATCCTCGCAGAAGACGTGCAGGCAGGACAGGATGCGTGGCATCACAAGGCGCGAACTATCAAATAGACAAGGCCAAGAGGAGATCATAAACAAAagctcgaaaaaaaaaatctctaaaaaaaaattttgaatctGAAAACTCAACTAACCTGCACAGCTTGCACATCTTATCCCCGTCCTTGATCATCAGGCCATTGCACGAGTCCTCCAGCGAGTCCAGCTCGGTAACGCCGTGGCTGCTCAGCTCCTGGCTGCTCCCAGTACTGTCCACATCCACCACCAGTCCCAGGCCTAGTCCAAGGCCCAATCCCAAGCCCGTTAATGAGCTAGAGTTTACCATAACAGGCGGTCCGACGGCTGCGGTGACCGATGAGGTGATGGAGGCAGCTGATCCAATGCTCGAGGAGCTCACACTGGTCACATCAAGGCTGCCTACAGCGCTGCTGCCCTTGCCAGTGTCCGTGTCCGTAGCAGAGCCCGAACACGATCCAGAGCTGGAGCTagagctgctgctggatgAGCTGCTGGTGCTGGAACTACTGCTCGTGTTGCTCGCATCGGTGTCCTCCAGCACCGACGAATTGGAGGCATCGTCGCTGAGGACGGTCTTTAGGCTGTTATTGATGGATGGACACGGATCCACCGTGTCCACCACCGCCTTGACAGGCTCCTCCAAAGTGGTCATGATGCTGCAAAGGATATAGATATAgattggtttatttattttaatattcttataataagttataaattatgaataatgTTTTAAGttagtatatatatgtatatagcccTATGACTAAGTAAAAGGATCtactaaaaaacaaatggaTCGTTGGATAAATTAgattaaaatatgtaattattaaatatcaatattgATCTACAAACTAGATTAGAATCGagggaaaaattataattaatttataaattctcCACATTTCGATCTATGAAATTAAATAGGACCAAAGAGGGATATGTTATTCGCAAAGTACTCACCTTTTCTATTGAGGGCTCTCCTAcgatttaatttgttattatcTATTGGATCCTGCTTATTCCTTTTTGTTTGGCTTCTGAGCTTCTGCTTTACCTAATTCTCCTCACCTTTGCATATACTTTTAGCTTAACTATTTACTGTTGTTGattctgcagctgctgctccctAACGACCTGCCGCTCTCCCAAGAGAGCCATGCCACGAGGTCTCTCCGCACGTAGTAAATGAAGTTGCAAAGCCTAGAAAGTCCAGGGAGCGAGAGCGAGACTTTGGTTTCGTGAGCGGCTAGATTACCGGGTGTAGGCGCGAGAGGGACAACTATTATATTCTGTGACACACATACATAAACACACGATTGATGCTGCCTTTTACTCCTCCTTGTTGCAGTACTTCTCCTTCGTTTCctttttaacttaaaacttaatgcaaatttgtaaacatttttgcgAGCCTCCTTatacttttgttgttttgctttgtttttggtgttttatgctgattttgttgttttgcgtTATTTTAATGCATCTGCATATGATGGCATGGCGAGTTGTGATGATCCTGATGCTGTTGCTcttcttgttgctgctgctgctgctgcttctgatGTCGTTACTGATGTTGGTGTTGCACGAAAGAAGGCGAAAAAAGGACGAacgagacgacgacgacaacgtaACACTAACGAAGAAGGCGATTTTGAAATTGGACGATAGCGCCGCTCTTCAATTCATCCGTTTGTTAGCCAAAGTAGATTTATGAAAAAGATGCAAAAAGGGTAAGTAAGTTAGCCAAAAATGCCCATTACAGcggaaaccaaaaagaaaaacaattactTGCGAAACGGCCACAGGAAACCcgataatcaaaacaaaaaccgagTGTAACGCGACACACACTTCACACCTACACACACTACACACGAGCTCACAAGTAACTAACTTAACTGACTAACGGAGCAAAGGCAATGCGAGAACTGAGAGGCAACTATGAATGGAAGTAGTGGGAGGCAAAACAGTGCAAATCGAAATGGCATTTTGAGGTGCAGTTCCTTTCTCCCGTTCTCTCAGTTGGCTTAACCTAAGCCCCCTTCCACTTTAAAGCCTTGCACACAAATCAATGAATGCAATACCCTTTCGACTACGCCTGTGGCTTATGCAACAGCATacatacacaaacacacacacacccacttGCGCTAACGCATTGTTTGTTGCATGATTTTCGGCTGTATGGGAAAGTGTTTGTGCGCCGAAGTGAAATTTTCATTTGGAAAGAGCAGCTTTAACCGCTATATTTTACAAGAGaaacaaaatgtaataataaacatttctAATATGTAAACTTTGTACCGGAAGACGCTGGGCTCAAGGAAATGCCAGTGAAACTCCTTgcaaccttaaaaaaaaaaatgtttgagaTTTAACAAGCAATATCTCTTAGAAATGTTTTCTGTAGCAGCATGGGTTTGCATTCCTTCATCTTGATTTTAATTGCTAACAGGTACTATTGGACAGGAAAGGGTTACGCCAATTTACATTGATCTGAGATTTGTTTCTTTcccttatttacaaaaataaaaacagtaaTGTAATGTACATAGCAGaataatgaatttaaaatgctTACATTCTAGCCTTTCCAAAGATATCGCttgattaatttatgtataaaaCCATTTCGAAAATGGTAAATACATAGATTATATTTTCAAGAGTTTTAAGACTAACATCTTTTACTCCAATGCATCCAATTGGGAATTATTGAAAGAAACTGAAATATTCCGATAAGGTACATACACCAATTTTCTCCAATTGCAAGTGAAAACTAACCTGGTTTCAAACTGAAATGGGAAGGAAGTCTAGAATCTGTAACTGGCATTTGTTCAGCCGGCAGAAGGGATTTTATTTCAACtgtttactttttctttttcagttgCGAACAGATTTCTTAGGAAATTTATTAATGGTTTGGATGTGGTTTTGTGTTGTGTCTTACAAGATCGTATCGTAtcgtatttttgtttatatcaATCCACTGACCAGACTGATCGTACGATTTCCCATTGGCATTTATTTGCTTGGCGTTTTCCAGTTCCAGCTCCATCCCTCTCAAGGTGGATTCTAGCTCCAGTTACGTTTACGTTACGTTTTTCACGGTTATGTGTAGCTATGCGCCACTCACACTAACgctcgcacacacatacatatgtacagcAAGCAGCTGAGCTCTTTACTTATTTCGTTTAACGTCTTTTATTTTACAGTGCCCACTCAATGTAGTGAACCAATTTAATTTGCTCAAAACAATAAAtctgataaaaaataaacaaaaaacattttaggTTCATTTAAGGGATCAGTGTTTTATTGGATTCATACGGTAATCATTATCTGTAAACacatattttatgtttattcgCGTTACATTAAATCACTGAAACTGAATTTACTTGCATTCATGTTTTTAGGATAACATTTTTCActgtttaaaatttgaaaaaataactTGACTGaatttttagtaaaaataaattaataaataaatgaaaagaatATTATGTACATTAAATTCGAATATCTATTTTACATTTCAACATAAAAAAAGACAATACTCCCGGTtaatagataataaaaatatatatataccaac
It encodes:
- the mei-P26 gene encoding B-box type zinc finger protein ncl-1 isoform X2; amino-acid sequence: MTTLEEPVKAVVDTVDPCPSINNSLKTVLSDDASNSSVLEDTDASNTSSSSSTSSSSSSSSSSSSGSCSGSATDTDTGKGSSAVGSLDVTSVSSSSIGSAASITSSVTAAVGPPVMVNSSSLTGLGLGLGLGLGLVVDVDSTGSSQELSSHGVTELDSLEDSCNGLMIKDGDKMCKLCSSRLVMPRILSCLHVFCEDCLQAVVSKDSMSASSPTSCSSSSFDGSEHQVHRLHTPPLLECPVCKQVTPLGPKGVQGLTCDYIVTNVLDLSNLESEHIACTSCKSKEEAISRCNDCANFLCNGCDNAHKYMRCFENHQVVRIEDLQKNVHDKLIIHKPVCCLQHVSENLKYYCFTCQVPTCNDCLLSEHKGNDHHYETATVAEQAVRADLEHTLIEALKKADYCNDAGGNLSSALTELQSQHDTVRQQIEDAFKNYKRMLETIKEEMLAELGRLHSDSELKIMDLMQSLENNMGKLQQAAQFGQRAIDKANAVEFLLLKPVIAAQCFNLIAQTPKYDVTYQLQFQTKPEKFEQFAREMFGKFLTDTSGGSSSPKKQSLKQQEQHQQQQHQQQQQQQQQHQQQQQVQQQQQVQQQQLQQQQQQQQQHNANNLIVGHRGSSSVQGRLSSAVFSPISLPSSLQSSFDGDTNSVMTNFSMMDSPPQQSSQQQLPSSQQQQQQQQQSQQQVVLHQQQQQKHQQHQQQQQQLQLQQQPPAQQALPQQMGQLVVPQGIVQQAGQHVGLNAGPSANLSINNGPPPSFSMLEYNISRLASLTESIPDTLSDALVVGGAGSGPGPSVVAQVPGGSAVTGSAVVGAPHPHQQQQQQQQQQQQQAVMPASGVTQPAPPITLADILSGDQRALNNLQALAKLGLNNNDFCLPPATSPNLQTLNPIVGGVEDMGLNNFHAVAPPGTTSVVTGRNKATPMQIRCKFGSLGTAKGQFNSPHGFCLGVDEEIIVADTNNHRIEVFDKMGALKFQFGVAGKEEGQLWYPRKVAVMHNNGKFVVCDRGNERSRMQIFSKCGHFMRKIAIRYIDIVAGLAVTAKGHIVAVDSVSPTVFVISEEGELVRWFDCSDYMREPSDIAIRDNDFYVCDFKGHCVAVFQDDGTFLYRIGNEKVTCFPNGIDISNAGDVLIGDSHGNRFHVACYSREGALQSEFECPHVKVSRCCGLKITSEGYVVTLAKNNHHVLVLNTLYVH
- the mei-P26 gene encoding B-box type zinc finger protein ncl-1 isoform X1 produces the protein MTTLEEPVKAVVDTVDPCPSINNSLKTVLSDDASNSSVLEDTDASNTSSSSSTSSSSSSSSSSSSGSCSGSATDTDTGKGSSAVGSLDVTSVSSSSIGSAASITSSVTAAVGPPVMVNSSSLTGLGLGLGLGLGLVVDVDSTGSSQELSSHGVTELDSLEDSCNGLMIKDGDKMCKLCSSRLVMPRILSCLHVFCEDCLQAVVSKDSMSASSPTSCSSSSFDGSEHQVHRLHTPPLLECPVCKQVTPLGPKGVQGLTCDYIVTNVLDLSNLESEHIACTSCKSKEEAISRCNDCANFLCNGCDNAHKYMRCFENHQVVRIEDLQKNVHDKLIIHKPVCCLQHVSENLKYYCFTCQVPTCNDCLLSEHKGNDHHYETATVAEQAVRADLEHTLIEALKKADYCNDAGGNLSSALTELQSQHDTVRQQIEDAFKNYKRMLETIKEEMLAELGRLHSDSELKIMDLMQSLENNMGKLQQAAQFGQRAIDKANAVEFLLLKPVIAAQCFNLIAQTPKYDVTYQLQFQTKPEKFEQFAREMFGKFLTDTSGGSSSPKKQSLKQQEQHQQQQHQQQQQQQQQHQQQQQVQQQQQVQQQQLQQQQQQQQQHNANNLIVGHRGSSSVQGRLSSAVFSPISLPSSLQSSFDGDTNSVMTNFSMMDSPPQQSSQQQLPSSQQQQQQQQQSQQQVVLHQQQQQKHQQHQQQQQQLQLQQQPPAQQALPQQMGQLVVPQGIVQQAGQHVGLNAGPSANLSINNGPPPSFSMLEYNISRLASLTESIPDTLSDALVVGGAGSGPGPSVVAQVPGGSAVTGSAVVGAPHPHQQQQQQQQQQQQQAVMPASGVTQPAPPITLADILSGDQRALNNLQALAKLGLNNNDDLLSSGSSSGIDFLPDFCLPPATSPNLQTLNPIVGGVEDMGLNNFHAVAPPGTTSVVTGRNKATPMQIRCKFGSLGTAKGQFNSPHGFCLGVDEEIIVADTNNHRIEVFDKMGALKFQFGVAGKEEGQLWYPRKVAVMHNNGKFVVCDRGNERSRMQIFSKCGHFMRKIAIRYIDIVAGLAVTAKGHIVAVDSVSPTVFVISEEGELVRWFDCSDYMREPSDIAIRDNDFYVCDFKGHCVAVFQDDGTFLYRIGNEKVTCFPNGIDISNAGDVLIGDSHGNRFHVACYSREGALQSEFECPHVKVSRCCGLKITSEGYVVTLAKNNHHVLVLNTLYVH